The Sporomusa termitida genome has a window encoding:
- a CDS encoding putative cobaltochelatase translates to MQAVTKQRRTIYPFAALVGQENLQLGLVLHAVNPQLGGILIRGEKGTAKSTAVRGLAEVLPVMETVQGCPYHCNPRDAGKACEHCRTTNSNRKTTVMPVPVVELPISATEDRVVGSLDFEQAIKTGRRVFTPGLMGEANRGIIYIDEINLLDDHIVDVLLDAAGNGINVVEREGIGVTHPAAFILVGTMNPEEGDIRPQLLDRFALCVDITGVTDLHDRVKILKRREAFDLDQAAFLSQWRSRQQELREKIVIAKKLLPQVVVTDAIYAFIGELCTQAFVAGHRADVVLVRAAIALAAWRGHRQVTPRDVTDIAPLALAHRRREPPQLQQQEPEPPCTQEAEPPPPPPAQTEPPQEPGRQPQDRPDTGSPAQEQQPEQQAGQDNQASSAQPAQEVVYAVGNPFAVKRVAHDKDRLVRRGSGRRSRTRTDSRAGRYVRSTCRRDCNDLALDATIRAAAPCQRQRRQRGLAIVIESGDIREKEREKRIGNFILFVVDASGSMGARQRMIETKGAILSLLLDAYQKRDKVAMIAFKGAQAELLLPPTNSVELAQKCLSELPVGGKTPLTAGLVKATEVIRQQLKRSPHMRPILILLTDGKATTAMAGGSPLAEARLAAANIREELDITCLVIDTEKKDLLSLGIAQELAASMGAKCYTVEQLKTDSLAGLVRGQLAT, encoded by the coding sequence ATGCAGGCAGTAACAAAACAGCGGCGTACTATCTATCCGTTCGCGGCTTTAGTCGGCCAGGAGAATCTGCAACTGGGGCTAGTGCTGCATGCCGTAAATCCGCAGCTTGGCGGTATACTCATCCGGGGCGAGAAAGGCACGGCCAAATCCACGGCGGTGCGCGGACTGGCGGAAGTATTGCCTGTTATGGAAACTGTACAGGGCTGTCCATACCATTGTAATCCAAGGGATGCCGGGAAGGCCTGTGAGCACTGCCGGACCACAAACAGCAACCGGAAAACTACGGTTATGCCGGTCCCTGTGGTCGAATTGCCGATCTCGGCTACCGAAGACCGGGTCGTGGGCAGCCTGGACTTTGAGCAGGCGATTAAAACCGGCAGGCGGGTGTTCACCCCCGGCTTAATGGGCGAAGCCAACCGGGGGATCATTTATATTGATGAAATCAATTTGCTGGACGATCATATTGTGGATGTGCTGCTGGATGCCGCCGGGAACGGTATCAATGTCGTTGAGCGGGAAGGCATTGGGGTAACGCATCCGGCAGCGTTCATTCTTGTCGGCACTATGAACCCCGAAGAAGGTGATATCAGGCCCCAGCTGCTGGACCGCTTTGCCCTCTGTGTGGACATCACCGGGGTGACAGATTTGCACGACCGGGTGAAAATCCTCAAACGCCGGGAGGCCTTTGATCTTGACCAGGCCGCCTTTCTCAGCCAATGGCGATCCCGGCAGCAGGAACTGCGGGAGAAAATTGTCATAGCTAAAAAACTGTTGCCGCAGGTGGTAGTTACAGACGCCATCTATGCCTTTATTGGTGAACTCTGCACCCAAGCGTTTGTTGCCGGTCACCGGGCCGATGTTGTGCTTGTACGGGCGGCCATTGCCCTGGCCGCCTGGCGGGGGCATCGTCAGGTGACCCCGCGGGATGTGACAGATATTGCCCCGCTGGCACTGGCCCACCGGCGGCGTGAGCCGCCCCAGCTGCAGCAACAGGAACCAGAGCCGCCGTGTACCCAGGAGGCTGAACCACCACCACCGCCGCCAGCGCAGACCGAGCCGCCGCAGGAGCCTGGGCGTCAGCCCCAGGACCGCCCGGACACCGGATCACCGGCTCAGGAGCAGCAACCTGAGCAGCAAGCCGGACAGGACAATCAGGCTAGCAGCGCCCAACCGGCTCAAGAAGTGGTTTATGCTGTGGGCAACCCTTTTGCAGTAAAACGTGTGGCTCATGATAAAGACCGCCTGGTACGGCGCGGGTCTGGCCGCCGGTCACGCACCAGGACCGATTCCCGGGCCGGCAGGTATGTCAGAAGCACCTGCCGCCGTGACTGCAATGATCTGGCGCTTGACGCCACTATCCGGGCGGCGGCCCCCTGCCAGCGTCAGCGCCGGCAGCGCGGGCTGGCAATTGTTATTGAGTCCGGTGATATCCGGGAAAAAGAACGGGAAAAGCGTATCGGGAACTTTATTTTGTTTGTCGTCGATGCCAGCGGTTCGATGGGGGCCCGGCAAAGGATGATTGAAACCAAGGGTGCCATTCTCTCGCTGTTGCTGGATGCTTATCAAAAGCGGGACAAAGTGGCGATGATCGCCTTTAAGGGTGCGCAGGCCGAGCTGCTGCTGCCGCCTACCAATAGCGTGGAACTGGCCCAAAAGTGCCTCAGTGAGCTGCCGGTAGGCGGAAAAACGCCCCTGACTGCCGGTCTGGTCAAAGCGACTGAGGTTATCCGGCAGCAGCTTAAGCGCAGTCCGCACATGCGTCCTATCCTTATTTTACTTACTGACGGCAAGGCGACCACCGCAATGGCGGGCGGCAGCCCGCTGGCCGAAGCGCGGCTGGCAGCGGCTAATATCAGAGAAGAGCTGGATATCACCTGTCTGGTGATCGACACCGAGAAAAAAGATCTGCTGTCACTGGGCATCGCTCAGGAGTTAGCGGCAAGCATGGGTGCCAAGTGCTATACTGTTGAGCAGCTTAAAACCGACAGCCTTGCGGGTCTTGTCCGCGGGCAACTGGCTACTTAA
- a CDS encoding ATP-binding protein — protein sequence MNNHKLQQYPFAAIVGQTIMKNGLILNVINPRLSGLLIRGEKGTAKSTAVRALGELLPEIAVVAGCPYSCDPDNVQAYCPYCRQRQAAGEALPRRHRPMRVVNLPVSATEDRVVGTLDIEQAIKSGEKKFEPGVLAEANRGILYVDEVNLLDDHIVDVLLDAAAMGINTVEREGVSFSHPAQFILVGTMNPEEGELRPQLLDRFGLCVTIAGIYDAAQRVEVIKRRAAFEENPAAFTAGWEAAQIRLKDQIAAAQQLLPAVRVDDNILYKIAGTAIEVGVDGHRADLVMLKAAKALAAWYGSNQVSVEHVAEVSELALMHRMRRKPFQEVGTEQRKLQQIMSKI from the coding sequence ATGAATAACCATAAGCTGCAGCAGTATCCGTTTGCCGCCATTGTGGGACAAACCATTATGAAAAACGGCCTGATCCTGAATGTCATTAATCCCCGGCTTTCCGGCCTGCTTATCCGGGGAGAAAAGGGCACCGCTAAATCGACAGCAGTGCGGGCCCTTGGCGAACTTCTGCCGGAAATTGCAGTCGTCGCCGGCTGCCCGTATAGTTGCGATCCCGACAATGTTCAGGCCTACTGTCCGTATTGCCGGCAGCGTCAGGCTGCAGGGGAGGCTTTGCCCCGCCGGCACCGGCCGATGCGGGTGGTTAATCTGCCGGTATCGGCGACCGAAGACCGCGTTGTTGGCACCCTGGATATTGAGCAGGCCATCAAAAGTGGCGAGAAAAAATTTGAGCCGGGGGTGCTGGCTGAGGCCAATCGCGGCATTTTATATGTAGATGAGGTCAACCTGCTGGATGACCATATCGTCGATGTGCTGCTGGACGCAGCCGCCATGGGCATAAATACAGTGGAACGTGAGGGCGTGTCCTTTTCTCACCCGGCGCAATTTATTCTGGTGGGAACGATGAATCCGGAAGAGGGCGAACTGCGGCCGCAACTGCTGGACCGGTTTGGGCTCTGTGTGACAATTGCCGGTATTTATGATGCCGCTCAGCGCGTTGAAGTGATTAAACGGCGTGCCGCCTTTGAAGAGAATCCGGCAGCTTTTACCGCCGGCTGGGAAGCCGCGCAAATACGCCTCAAAGACCAGATTGCAGCTGCCCAACAATTGCTGCCGGCTGTGCGCGTTGATGACAATATCCTGTATAAGATTGCCGGCACCGCAATTGAGGTCGGTGTGGACGGCCACCGGGCCGATCTGGTAATGCTTAAGGCGGCTAAGGCCCTGGCTGCCTGGTACGGCAGTAATCAGGTCAGCGTAGAGCATGTGGCGGAAGTTAGTGAATTGGCGCTCATGCACCGTATGCGCCGCAAACCATTCCAGGAAGTCGGCACTGAGCAGCGGAAGCTGCAACAGATTATGAGTAAAATTTGA
- a CDS encoding FecCD family ABC transporter permease encodes MNKWSNRTKWSLLVAVCILTAVGSLCFGQTFYSPGTVYSAIVAGGTDFRSGDYTKQAEAYAVIWHIRLPRIIAGLLVGAALAVAGAVMQGIFSNPLAEPGIIGLSSGASLGAVIAIALGITGVSLYVMPLFAVIGAVLALAIILLLAVRQGRIPVMVLLLAGVAVNSFTGALTNAVLMVLNEQRLREYLFWIVGGLDYRRWEHITLAIGPILAAVIILFLMARHLNILALGETEARSVGLHVIRYRLIFLGLAATATAAAVCISGSIGFVGLVIPHMMRFIVGPDHRQLLPACTLAGGTFLVACDTLGRSLFGVIEIRVGIITALLGAPYFLYLLRRSQRKE; translated from the coding sequence ATGAATAAATGGAGTAACCGAACCAAATGGAGCCTGTTAGTGGCTGTTTGTATCCTCACTGCTGTAGGCAGCCTCTGTTTTGGCCAGACTTTTTACTCGCCCGGCACGGTCTACTCGGCTATTGTGGCCGGCGGCACCGATTTTAGAAGCGGTGATTACACAAAGCAGGCTGAGGCCTATGCTGTGATCTGGCATATCAGACTGCCCCGGATTATTGCCGGCTTGCTGGTTGGCGCCGCGCTGGCCGTGGCCGGGGCCGTTATGCAGGGGATTTTTTCCAATCCCCTGGCGGAGCCGGGCATAATCGGCCTGTCCAGCGGGGCGTCCCTGGGGGCCGTTATTGCCATTGCCCTGGGAATTACGGGAGTAAGCTTATATGTGATGCCCCTGTTTGCCGTGATCGGCGCTGTTTTGGCGTTAGCCATTATTCTGCTGCTGGCCGTCCGGCAGGGCCGGATTCCGGTCATGGTTCTGCTGCTGGCCGGGGTCGCGGTCAATTCTTTTACCGGTGCCCTGACGAACGCGGTGCTGATGGTCTTGAACGAGCAGCGGCTGCGGGAATATCTGTTCTGGATCGTCGGCGGATTGGACTACCGGCGGTGGGAGCATATTACCCTGGCTATCGGTCCCATCCTGGCCGCTGTTATTATTTTATTTCTTATGGCCCGGCATTTGAATATTCTGGCCCTGGGGGAAACCGAGGCCCGCAGTGTCGGCCTCCATGTCATCCGCTACCGCTTGATTTTTCTCGGGCTAGCGGCTACGGCCACCGCCGCGGCGGTCTGTATCAGCGGCAGCATTGGTTTCGTCGGGCTGGTGATCCCCCACATGATGCGGTTTATTGTCGGACCCGACCACCGGCAGCTGCTGCCGGCGTGTACTTTGGCCGGCGGCACTTTTCTTGTCGCCTGCGATACGCTGGGGCGCAGCCTGTTCGGCGTTATCGAGATTCGCGTCGGTATCATCACCGCATTGTTGGGAGCCCCGTATTTTCTATATTTACTGCGCCGGTCGCAGCGAAAGGAGTAA
- a CDS encoding ABC transporter ATP-binding protein, with protein MKRAIVNVQALRAGYEKKIVLQDISFSAGQGELIGIIGANGAGKSTLLRTMRGLLPRQGGRVELLGREVGTIPEKALAKQVAFLQQAVEIGFGYTSKEVVAAGRYPYLSWWQGESPEDEKIIRESMEYTDVLSLADTPLANISGGQKQRVLLAKVLAQQTPILFLDEPMTGLDVVYQEEIFRFCQRLCHQGKTILLVVHDLSAAARFCSRLLLIGRGGLLADGPPTAVLTREHLSQAYGLPVQVVHNPVTGSVEVFAGLRRNKNEQLPRVHVIAGGGCGCPVIRRLATAGFEVSVGVVAEGDSDAEAARIFAEDYVITKPFADNDADAAVANGKLVARADVTVLCSLHVGKNNLGNLDAAMKAEKLIILEDSPIDGRDYTGGRAAALYRQLLAKHGVKVMSTSAFYHEMYSLHEDEKTV; from the coding sequence ATGAAGCGTGCTATTGTCAATGTGCAGGCCTTACGTGCCGGCTACGAGAAAAAAATTGTGTTGCAGGACATATCCTTCTCTGCCGGACAGGGAGAGCTGATTGGTATTATTGGTGCCAACGGCGCGGGTAAAAGCACCCTGCTGCGGACCATGCGGGGGCTGCTGCCCCGCCAAGGGGGCCGGGTAGAGCTGTTGGGCCGGGAAGTGGGGACTATCCCCGAGAAGGCACTGGCCAAGCAAGTTGCTTTTTTGCAGCAGGCAGTCGAGATTGGCTTCGGCTACACCAGCAAAGAGGTTGTTGCCGCCGGCCGCTATCCCTATCTCTCCTGGTGGCAGGGCGAAAGCCCGGAAGATGAAAAAATCATTCGCGAAAGTATGGAGTATACGGATGTGCTCAGCCTGGCCGATACCCCGCTGGCCAACATATCCGGCGGTCAGAAGCAGCGGGTGCTGCTGGCTAAGGTTTTGGCTCAGCAGACCCCGATCCTGTTCCTGGACGAGCCGATGACCGGCCTGGATGTTGTGTATCAGGAAGAGATATTCCGGTTTTGTCAGCGCCTTTGCCATCAGGGCAAAACCATATTGCTGGTGGTGCATGATCTAAGTGCGGCCGCCCGTTTTTGCTCGCGGCTGCTGTTGATTGGCCGGGGCGGCTTGCTGGCTGACGGTCCGCCCACCGCGGTGCTGACAAGGGAGCATTTGTCGCAGGCGTACGGACTGCCGGTGCAGGTCGTCCATAACCCGGTTACCGGCAGTGTGGAGGTGTTTGCCGGCCTGCGCCGGAACAAAAACGAACAGCTGCCGCGGGTGCACGTAATTGCCGGCGGCGGCTGCGGCTGTCCGGTAATCCGGCGGCTGGCGACCGCCGGTTTCGAGGTCAGCGTGGGGGTGGTGGCCGAAGGGGACAGCGATGCGGAAGCGGCCAGGATTTTTGCCGAAGACTACGTAATTACCAAACCATTCGCCGACAACGATGCGGACGCTGCCGTTGCAAATGGCAAGCTTGTGGCCCGGGCGGATGTGACGGTATTATGCAGTTTGCATGTTGGCAAAAATAATCTCGGTAATCTGGACGCGGCGATGAAGGCGGAAAAATTAATTATTCTTGAAGACAGCCCCATCGACGGACGCGATTATACCGGCGGCAGGGCAGCCGCGCTATACCGGCAATTGCTGGCTAAACATGGTGTGAAGGTCATGTCCACTTCTGCCTTCTATCATGAGATGTACAGCCTGCATGAGGACGAAAAAACTGTTTAA
- a CDS encoding efflux RND transporter periplasmic adaptor subunit, with translation MAIRKILANKKRWLLAAVALTAVILAGIGHFFNSQGNVARNAARGGVVRPLVTAVTVEPRDMLTRVLLSGQTAAAAQVDIAAKYSGRIAQVRVELGQVVAAGQVLAVQDMQDILLSIAQTEAVIRQARAEGTEAKAAYDAGYQQADADYQRNLANYQRYEELYRTGAVSREALDGARQQMINAQTAFAALREQVMDGGQPAVLAAKQAALARAEYSLNLLEQQRADLVLRAPRAGIVGYRQVEAGEFVAAGQKLLTIVDNSTIYIDCQVSEQYAAHIRPGMQLEFMIDSLGRRFPGTVIYISPASDSTTRVFTVRSLLAQADGAIKSGMFAQAQAAIMLKPHTLFVPKNAVLQKNGKHYLFVIKENNQVEQRLVTPGQRNDDFIEILTGIRAGERVAASNISRLKPDSFVEVDA, from the coding sequence TTGGCAATACGAAAGATACTGGCGAATAAAAAACGGTGGTTATTGGCGGCAGTTGCGCTGACGGCGGTAATTCTTGCCGGCATTGGTCACTTTTTTAACTCCCAGGGCAATGTTGCCCGGAATGCTGCCCGGGGCGGCGTAGTCAGGCCGCTGGTGACGGCGGTGACTGTTGAACCCCGTGATATGCTGACAAGAGTGCTATTGAGCGGGCAGACGGCAGCGGCGGCGCAGGTGGATATAGCAGCAAAATATTCCGGCCGTATTGCTCAGGTCCGGGTGGAGCTGGGGCAGGTTGTGGCTGCCGGTCAGGTGTTAGCGGTCCAGGATATGCAGGACATCCTGCTGTCAATTGCCCAGACCGAAGCTGTGATCAGGCAGGCCCGGGCTGAGGGCACCGAGGCTAAAGCCGCTTATGACGCCGGCTATCAACAGGCTGATGCTGATTATCAGCGCAATCTGGCCAATTATCAGCGTTATGAGGAGTTGTACCGGACAGGGGCAGTTTCCCGCGAGGCGCTTGATGGCGCCAGGCAGCAAATGATTAATGCCCAGACCGCCTTTGCCGCCTTACGCGAGCAGGTTATGGACGGTGGGCAGCCGGCGGTGCTGGCCGCGAAACAGGCCGCGCTGGCCAGGGCCGAATACAGTCTTAATCTGCTGGAACAGCAACGTGCTGATCTGGTGCTGCGGGCGCCCCGGGCCGGTATTGTCGGGTACAGGCAGGTCGAGGCTGGTGAATTTGTCGCAGCAGGCCAGAAACTACTGACCATCGTTGACAACAGCACGATTTACATCGATTGTCAGGTTTCCGAGCAATATGCAGCCCATATCCGGCCCGGTATGCAGCTGGAGTTCATGATTGACTCCCTGGGGCGGCGGTTTCCCGGAACCGTTATTTATATTAGCCCGGCCAGTGACAGCACCACCCGGGTATTCACTGTCAGGTCCCTGCTGGCGCAAGCGGACGGGGCAATAAAAAGCGGCATGTTTGCCCAGGCCCAGGCAGCGATTATGCTCAAACCTCATACCCTGTTTGTGCCGAAAAACGCCGTGCTGCAAAAAAACGGCAAGCATTATCTGTTTGTCATCAAGGAGAATAACCAGGTTGAACAGCGCCTGGTAACACCTGGCCAGCGCAATGATGATTTTATCGAGATACTGACTGGAATCCGGGCCGGCGAACGGGTCGCAGCCAGCAATATATCCCGTCTCAAGCCGGACAGTTTCGTTGAGGTGGATGCATGA
- a CDS encoding efflux RND transporter permease subunit, protein MNITRFSIQRPVGITMIVLLFVVLGLYSFLRIGVELLPALNNPYVTVTVDYAGASVEEMEESVVKPLEQGLSSLAHLRRMVAIARPEKATVILEFDLMANVDVVSIDASKAVSRVRKNLPDEINEPVVIRRDANAMPVMEIAVKAKYDLADIYGKADQVFKERLQRADGVAEVTLGGGREKELAVLVERDKLVLYKLTLAQFVNRLKEENLLMPAGLVYTDNTESDVRLAARYTSPAEIRRLYVANAAGAAVPLTEIAEVSAQDSRPTQYSRVNGDEAVALQIYKNSDANIVRTVQAVQEQLASLRDEYPDYQFIVVANDATYIDNSLKNTLTTLGEGIITTGLVLFLFLRGWRSTVAVMVAIPTSLIATFLVMYLAGFTFNMMSLMGMALCIGILVDDSIVVLENIHRHLLMGEPAALAAENGRNEIGLAAIAITLCDVVVFLPIAFMTDITGQYFRQFALTIVFATLFSLFISFTLTPMLAARLYSDRKTRGNAALWLYMDRLEQTAIAGYERLLRWSLAHGRQIAAAIFILLTATVALIPAGIIGAEYMPRTDESSFRVNVELPVGQNLEMTDAVVAELEQYILTIPEVTYCLSYVGESNSNTARLTGQLVNKRERSRSVWQITDQIRDFARQNLGQASVRIAETESSVAGVSMGGSLEHSPVLIYLLGANMEDLIEASNKAQTLLGGISGLKDIRSNYRVGVPEYKLTVDREKMKFFHTSVNEVREAFAGAINGKKAGVLANDRHNNGRDTDIVVRLKGSDSFKAADLGVIPVKTAGNTVFLGDIARIEEGVGPTAITRVNKQRSVLVQASITDRPLKEVLAEIDRQFKHEPLATGVTYRFGGQATNMDSSYHEIIQALVLSLLLVYMLLAVLYESAFTPVIRMLSLPLGLIGALLFLLFTHNTINVYSLIGFLVMDGLVAKNGTLLLDYTLTLMGRGLSAYDALIEAGKARFKPICMTTLTMVVGMLPTALALNEGAETRVSMAWVLIGGLLSSTVFTLIVIPIVFLFCERHPVRTWPAGAIGCVKKLAGYN, encoded by the coding sequence ATGAACATCACCCGCTTCTCGATTCAGCGTCCGGTGGGCATCACTATGATTGTCCTGTTATTTGTCGTTCTTGGCCTGTATAGTTTCCTGCGGATCGGCGTTGAGTTATTGCCGGCTCTGAATAATCCCTATGTTACCGTTACTGTTGACTATGCAGGCGCCAGTGTGGAAGAGATGGAGGAAAGTGTCGTCAAGCCGCTGGAACAAGGCCTCTCCTCCCTCGCCCATCTGCGGCGGATGGTTGCCATCGCCAGGCCGGAAAAGGCTACTGTTATTCTTGAATTTGATTTAATGGCTAATGTTGATGTGGTTTCCATTGATGCGTCCAAGGCGGTCAGCCGGGTGCGAAAAAACTTGCCTGATGAGATTAATGAGCCGGTGGTTATCCGGCGTGATGCCAATGCCATGCCGGTTATGGAAATCGCCGTTAAAGCCAAATATGATCTGGCGGATATCTATGGCAAGGCCGATCAGGTGTTTAAAGAGCGGCTGCAGCGGGCTGACGGGGTTGCCGAAGTAACCCTCGGCGGTGGCCGGGAGAAAGAGCTGGCTGTGCTGGTAGAACGGGACAAACTGGTATTGTACAAGCTGACGTTAGCCCAGTTTGTCAACCGTCTCAAAGAAGAGAACTTACTCATGCCTGCCGGTCTGGTATATACAGACAATACGGAAAGCGATGTAAGACTGGCGGCACGTTATACATCACCGGCCGAGATCAGGCGGCTGTATGTTGCTAATGCCGCCGGCGCCGCCGTTCCGTTAACTGAAATCGCCGAGGTGAGCGCACAGGACAGCCGGCCAACCCAGTACAGCCGGGTTAACGGTGATGAAGCGGTTGCCCTGCAGATCTATAAAAACAGTGATGCCAATATTGTCCGGACCGTGCAGGCGGTGCAGGAACAACTGGCCTCCTTGCGGGATGAATACCCGGACTATCAGTTTATCGTTGTGGCCAATGACGCCACTTATATAGACAATTCCCTGAAAAATACGCTGACTACCCTCGGTGAGGGGATTATAACCACCGGCCTGGTTCTGTTCTTATTTTTGCGCGGCTGGCGGTCAACGGTTGCCGTAATGGTTGCCATACCCACCTCGCTCATTGCGACATTTCTGGTCATGTACCTGGCCGGTTTCACCTTCAACATGATGTCTTTGATGGGGATGGCGCTTTGTATCGGGATATTGGTTGACGATTCGATTGTAGTGCTGGAAAACATCCATCGCCATCTGCTGATGGGCGAACCGGCCGCTTTGGCTGCCGAAAATGGGCGTAATGAAATCGGCCTGGCCGCGATTGCCATTACCCTGTGTGATGTGGTCGTGTTTTTACCAATTGCATTTATGACCGATATTACCGGCCAGTACTTCCGGCAGTTTGCGCTGACGATTGTATTTGCCACACTGTTTTCTTTGTTTATATCCTTTACTTTAACCCCGATGCTGGCGGCCCGTCTGTACTCAGACCGGAAAACCCGGGGCAATGCTGCCTTGTGGCTGTATATGGACCGGCTGGAACAAACAGCGATTGCGGGTTATGAGCGGCTGCTGCGGTGGAGCCTGGCCCATGGCCGGCAAATTGCCGCCGCCATATTTATCCTGCTGACGGCTACTGTTGCTTTAATCCCAGCCGGCATTATCGGCGCCGAATATATGCCCCGGACTGACGAAAGCAGTTTCCGGGTCAATGTGGAGCTGCCGGTGGGGCAAAATCTGGAGATGACGGATGCGGTTGTGGCTGAACTGGAACAATATATTCTGACGATCCCGGAGGTCACCTATTGCCTGAGCTATGTGGGTGAAAGCAACAGCAATACCGCCCGCCTGACAGGGCAGCTGGTGAATAAGCGGGAGCGCAGCCGCAGTGTCTGGCAGATTACCGATCAAATCAGGGACTTCGCCCGCCAGAATCTCGGGCAGGCCTCAGTGCGGATTGCCGAGACCGAGTCTTCAGTGGCCGGCGTTTCCATGGGCGGCTCGCTGGAACATTCACCGGTACTGATTTATTTGCTGGGAGCGAATATGGAGGACCTGATTGAGGCTTCTAACAAGGCCCAGACGCTGCTGGGCGGGATCAGCGGCCTGAAAGATATCCGCAGTAACTACCGGGTTGGTGTCCCGGAATATAAGCTGACGGTTGACCGGGAAAAAATGAAATTTTTTCATACCTCGGTGAATGAGGTCAGGGAGGCCTTCGCCGGTGCCATCAACGGCAAAAAAGCCGGGGTACTGGCCAATGACCGGCACAATAACGGCCGGGATACCGATATTGTTGTCCGGTTGAAAGGCAGCGACAGCTTCAAGGCTGCTGATCTGGGGGTAATTCCGGTAAAAACAGCAGGCAATACCGTGTTCCTGGGGGATATAGCCCGGATTGAGGAAGGGGTGGGGCCGACGGCGATCACCCGGGTCAATAAACAGCGGTCAGTGCTGGTCCAGGCCAGTATCACCGACCGTCCGCTCAAGGAAGTCCTGGCGGAGATTGACCGGCAGTTTAAACACGAGCCGCTGGCAACCGGTGTTACCTACCGCTTTGGCGGTCAGGCGACCAACATGGACAGCAGCTATCACGAGATCATTCAGGCGCTGGTGTTATCCTTACTGCTGGTGTATATGCTGCTGGCTGTGTTATATGAGTCGGCTTTCACGCCGGTTATCCGGATGCTGTCGCTGCCGCTGGGGCTGATCGGGGCGCTGCTGTTCCTCCTGTTTACCCATAATACCATTAACGTGTATTCCCTGATTGGCTTTCTGGTTATGGACGGCCTGGTGGCGAAAAACGGCACCTTGCTGCTTGATTATACCCTGACGTTGATGGGACGGGGACTGAGTGCCTATGATGCCCTGATTGAGGCCGGCAAGGCCCGGTTTAAACCGATTTGTATGACCACCCTGACAATGGTTGTCGGTATGCTGCCCACCGCCCTGGCCCTCAATGAAGGGGCCGAGACCCGGGTCAGCATGGCCTGGGTGCTGATTGGCGGCCTGCTGTCCTCGACCGTGTTTACCCTGATTGTTATCCCGATCGTATTCCTGTTTTGCGAACGCCATCCGGTACGGACCTGGCCGGCCGGCGCCATTGGCTGTGTAAAGAAACTGGCCGGCTACAATTAG
- a CDS encoding adenosylcobinamide amidohydrolase: protein MKSYLRLGLLLVVILCYSFVPCFGSERVNLYTLSTGDTVYRQDTSIVVAFNKPRDVLSTSLLNGGYSSNLKAVFNHDMKGATDVDAATYLDYLGSVAGTLGFKPGQVTGMGTAASMTNVAIQAESYQNLTVTAIVTGGVEGNGGRAGDPADYFNPGKKTTLHKPGTINIMLVIDADIPQGKVARALVTCTEAKTAALQELLAGSRYSTGLATGSGTDQTIVITNPGSSLYLEDTGKHSKLGELIGRTVKQAVKEALLRQTGLSPARQHSVLRRLNRFGVTEETLYQHYQQEYGLIDKQRFVTALRQVDKDPDLVTGTSLYVHLLDQFQWQLLNGAELTRTGNDILRLTAGKYQVLSPLTAADELEPSVRAWSGLVVRIVADRMPR, encoded by the coding sequence ATGAAAAGTTATTTGCGGCTGGGACTACTGCTGGTTGTTATTTTATGTTATAGTTTTGTTCCCTGCTTCGGCAGCGAGCGGGTGAACCTCTATACCCTGTCAACCGGTGACACCGTTTACCGGCAGGATACGAGTATTGTAGTTGCTTTTAATAAACCCCGGGATGTGCTGAGCACCTCCCTGCTTAATGGCGGCTACAGCAGCAATCTGAAAGCGGTGTTTAATCATGACATGAAAGGCGCGACCGATGTTGATGCCGCTACATATCTTGATTATCTGGGGAGCGTAGCCGGCACGCTAGGGTTTAAGCCTGGTCAGGTCACCGGTATGGGGACGGCTGCGTCTATGACCAATGTCGCCATCCAGGCCGAAAGCTACCAGAACCTGACGGTGACAGCCATTGTCACCGGCGGTGTGGAAGGCAATGGCGGCCGGGCCGGTGACCCTGCCGACTATTTTAATCCCGGGAAAAAGACAACCCTGCATAAGCCGGGGACGATTAACATTATGCTGGTTATTGATGCTGATATTCCCCAAGGCAAAGTGGCCCGGGCCCTGGTGACCTGCACTGAGGCTAAGACTGCTGCTTTACAGGAACTGCTGGCCGGCAGCAGGTATTCGACCGGATTGGCTACCGGTTCGGGGACAGATCAGACGATTGTGATCACTAATCCGGGGTCTTCATTATATCTGGAAGATACAGGCAAGCATTCGAAACTGGGAGAACTGATCGGCCGTACGGTAAAGCAGGCAGTTAAAGAAGCCTTGCTCCGGCAGACCGGACTATCGCCGGCAAGACAGCATAGTGTGCTGCGGCGGCTGAACCGTTTCGGCGTGACGGAGGAGACGCTGTATCAGCATTATCAGCAGGAATACGGGCTTATTGACAAACAGCGTTTCGTAACGGCCCTGCGTCAAGTGGACAAGGACCCGGACCTGGTAACCGGCACGTCGCTGTATGTGCACCTGCTGGACCAGTTTCAGTGGCAGTTGCTGAACGGCGCTGAACTGACCCGGACCGGCAATGATATCTTACGGCTGACAGCCGGTAAATACCAGGTTTTATCGCCGCTGACGGCCGCCGATGAGCTGGAGCCCAGCGTCCGGGCCTGGTCCGGACTGGTGGTGAGGATTGTGGCCGACCGGATGCCCCGGTAA